The Neorhodopirellula lusitana genome contains a region encoding:
- a CDS encoding purine-cytosine permease family protein, whose translation MSDENSGGEFEREPVPDSALLGAGKFWGMYAGEHAAGTEFMIGPLFLSAGASLSDLILGLLLGNLLAVLTWRFLVVPIAMTKRLTLYYQLERIAGGSLVKFYNLVNGLLFCFLAGAMVTVSASAVGVPFNITFDVPSNMFGLSNPSFTALVVIVGFVIAAIAAGGYERVARFANVAAPWMIGVFAACGIVSLAQMDVTNWAALTEGKFWSDGIAFVQEKNGPQTFGFWQIVVFAWLCNGAMHFGMADLTIFRFARSKASGWAPAIGMFLGHYMAWIAAALLLAALIKIQPELALGEDGRVVANPGIFAFQSMGWTGIICVVIAGWTTANPTIYRAGLAFQGILPNSSRTTMTLVAGIVATIAGAFPNLSAKLLDFVGTYGTVLGPMGAVIFVDFYLMKKFGLRDEYALHSQSKVNMAVMVAWLLPVAVGLYLIFWQGVFAAYAVIPCWIACGVLYLVLSKFTQHGSSSDSSAVETLA comes from the coding sequence ATGAGCGACGAGAATTCAGGCGGAGAATTTGAGCGTGAGCCGGTGCCAGATTCAGCACTGCTGGGGGCCGGTAAATTCTGGGGAATGTACGCGGGAGAGCATGCCGCGGGTACGGAGTTCATGATTGGACCGTTGTTCCTTTCGGCGGGTGCGAGCTTGTCGGACTTGATATTGGGGCTGTTGCTCGGCAACCTGCTTGCAGTGCTGACGTGGCGATTCCTGGTGGTGCCGATCGCGATGACAAAACGTCTGACCTTGTATTACCAACTCGAGCGGATTGCCGGTGGATCGTTGGTCAAGTTTTACAACCTGGTCAACGGATTGTTGTTCTGTTTTTTGGCGGGGGCGATGGTGACGGTCTCGGCGTCCGCGGTGGGGGTGCCGTTTAATATCACCTTCGATGTGCCCAGCAACATGTTTGGCTTGAGCAATCCGTCGTTCACCGCGCTGGTTGTAATCGTTGGATTTGTAATCGCGGCGATTGCGGCAGGCGGTTACGAACGCGTGGCTCGTTTTGCAAACGTTGCGGCACCGTGGATGATCGGTGTGTTCGCAGCCTGTGGGATTGTTTCGCTCGCACAAATGGATGTGACCAATTGGGCTGCACTGACGGAGGGGAAGTTTTGGAGCGACGGCATCGCGTTTGTTCAAGAGAAAAACGGTCCCCAGACTTTTGGCTTTTGGCAGATCGTTGTGTTCGCGTGGCTGTGCAACGGAGCGATGCACTTTGGCATGGCCGATCTAACGATCTTTCGATTTGCACGCAGCAAAGCGTCAGGCTGGGCTCCTGCGATCGGCATGTTTTTGGGGCACTACATGGCTTGGATTGCGGCGGCGTTGCTATTGGCCGCTTTGATCAAAATCCAGCCTGAGCTTGCATTGGGGGAGGATGGGCGAGTGGTGGCGAACCCCGGCATTTTCGCGTTTCAGTCGATGGGCTGGACGGGAATCATCTGTGTGGTGATCGCCGGTTGGACGACCGCCAACCCGACAATCTATCGGGCGGGATTGGCTTTTCAGGGCATCCTTCCCAATAGTTCTCGGACGACGATGACTCTTGTAGCTGGAATTGTCGCGACCATCGCAGGGGCATTCCCCAACTTGTCGGCGAAGCTGCTTGATTTCGTCGGGACTTATGGAACCGTGTTAGGTCCGATGGGGGCGGTGATCTTTGTCGATTTCTATCTGATGAAGAAGTTTGGTTTGCGTGACGAGTACGCGTTGCACAGTCAATCGAAAGTCAACATGGCGGTCATGGTCGCGTGGTTGTTGCCGGTTGCGGTCGGTTTGTATTTGATCTTTTGGCAGGGGGTTTTTGCGGCCTACGCCGTTATTCCATGCTGGATCGCATGTGGTGTCCTGTACCTCGTGCTTAGCAAGTTCACTCAGCATGGTTCGTCTTCGGATTCTTCCGCAGTGGAGACACTTGCTTAG
- a CDS encoding sodium:solute symporter family protein, which translates to MELNWIDQAFIVGFFLLALAIGLYAARQAGENSASFFLSGRHMPWWLLGMSMVATTFSTDTPNLVTDIVRKNGVAGNWVWWAFLLTGMLTVFLYAKLWRRSGVLTDIEFYELRYSGKTAAFLRGFRALYLGVFFNIMIMATVSLAAIKIGGIMLGLQPWESIVYASAVTVCFSTLGGLTGVLLTDFFLFFIALIGAAAAAYFAVQHPDIGSLSTLFSHPNVVDKLSLLPQLQYAADGSVTSDSMNLLISVLIMPIAVQWWSVWYPGAEPGGGGYLAQRMLAAKNERHATGAVLFFNAAHYALRPWPWILVALCSMIVFPDLESLQREFPGVDASIINDDLAYPAMLKEVLPHGWLGLVLASLAAAYMSTISTHLNWGSSYVVNDFYKRFVKPDASEKQLVFVGRVSTVMMMVLAGLLALQLSNALQAFQILLQIGAGTGLIFILRWFWWRINAISELVAMAVSFVVAISFQLGQFGLESWQELLIGVAVTTVAWVATTFVTQPTDVEVLKSFCLKINPGGPGWRPVYDRLAAENLVPADEPVHLPTAILCMVLGTAAVYGTLFASGLWMYGQTTNAVILTCVAVVSTGILIRLWTRKNGI; encoded by the coding sequence ATGGAACTGAACTGGATCGATCAGGCGTTTATCGTCGGTTTCTTTTTGTTGGCACTGGCGATTGGGCTGTATGCGGCTCGGCAGGCTGGTGAGAACTCGGCTTCGTTCTTTCTTTCCGGGCGACACATGCCCTGGTGGTTGCTCGGGATGTCGATGGTCGCGACGACCTTCTCCACGGACACACCCAACCTTGTTACCGACATCGTGCGGAAGAATGGTGTAGCAGGAAACTGGGTTTGGTGGGCATTCCTGTTGACGGGGATGTTGACCGTTTTCTTGTACGCCAAGCTATGGCGACGTTCGGGCGTGCTGACGGATATCGAGTTCTATGAGCTCAGGTATAGCGGCAAGACTGCAGCGTTCTTGCGTGGCTTCCGTGCGTTGTACCTGGGCGTGTTTTTCAACATCATGATCATGGCCACGGTGTCGTTGGCGGCGATCAAGATTGGCGGCATCATGTTGGGGCTGCAGCCGTGGGAGTCGATCGTTTATGCGTCGGCGGTCACGGTTTGTTTTTCAACATTGGGCGGCCTGACTGGGGTGCTGTTAACCGACTTCTTCTTGTTCTTTATCGCATTGATCGGTGCGGCCGCGGCGGCGTACTTCGCGGTCCAGCATCCGGACATTGGAAGCTTGTCGACGCTGTTTTCTCATCCAAACGTTGTGGACAAGCTATCGTTGTTGCCGCAGTTGCAATACGCGGCGGATGGCAGCGTGACCTCGGACAGCATGAACCTGTTGATTTCGGTATTGATCATGCCCATCGCGGTGCAGTGGTGGAGCGTTTGGTATCCGGGCGCGGAACCGGGCGGGGGCGGGTATCTGGCGCAGCGGATGTTGGCGGCTAAGAATGAGCGTCATGCGACCGGTGCGGTGCTGTTTTTCAATGCGGCTCACTACGCGTTGCGGCCTTGGCCATGGATCCTTGTCGCCCTTTGTTCGATGATCGTGTTCCCCGACCTGGAAAGTTTGCAAAGGGAATTTCCAGGCGTTGACGCTAGCATCATCAACGATGACCTCGCCTATCCAGCGATGTTGAAAGAAGTGTTACCCCATGGCTGGCTCGGGCTCGTTTTGGCCTCGTTGGCCGCCGCTTACATGTCAACGATTTCGACGCACCTGAACTGGGGTTCGTCTTATGTGGTCAATGATTTTTACAAACGGTTCGTCAAACCGGACGCGTCCGAAAAGCAGCTCGTTTTTGTCGGACGAGTTTCGACGGTGATGATGATGGTGTTGGCCGGTTTGTTGGCGTTGCAGCTAAGCAACGCACTGCAGGCTTTTCAAATTTTATTGCAGATTGGCGCAGGAACTGGGCTGATCTTCATCTTGCGTTGGTTCTGGTGGCGGATCAACGCGATCAGCGAATTGGTCGCGATGGCGGTCTCGTTCGTGGTGGCGATTTCGTTCCAGTTGGGCCAATTTGGGTTGGAGTCATGGCAGGAATTGCTGATTGGCGTCGCAGTCACGACGGTGGCTTGGGTGGCGACGACCTTCGTGACTCAGCCGACCGATGTGGAGGTGTTGAAGTCTTTCTGTTTGAAGATCAATCCCGGTGGTCCCGGTTGGCGACCTGTTTACGATCGGCTGGCGGCGGAAAATCTAGTGCCAGCGGATGAACCGGTGCATCTCCCCACGGCGATCTTGTGCATGGTGTTGGGGACCGCAGCGGTTTACGGAACGTTGTTCGCGTCGGGGCTTTGGATGTACGGGCAAACGACCAACGCGGTCATCCTGACTTGCGTGGCGGTTGTTTCGACCGGGATCCTTATCCGATTATGGACCCGCAAGAACGGGATCTAG
- a CDS encoding L-rhamnose isomerase, which produces MTNTANIENAFQLAKERYAAMGVDVDIALQRIRNVAISVHCWQGDDVMGFEGDEGALGNGLAVTGNYPGRARTPDELREDLQLAYSLIPGRHRLNLHALYGEFQTPVDRDQIEVEHFQGWIDWAGDQGVSLDFNPSYFSHPKAADGFTLAHADAGIRQFWIDHGIASRKIAAAMGAAQGNPCVNNFWVPDGYKDVPVSRSAPRERLAASLDEIFAVDLPAEHTLDAVECKLFGIGSESYVVGSHEFYMGYAISRNKVLCLDAGHFHPTEVISDKISAALMYVPELLLHVSRGVRWDSDHVVTYSDELQAIMQEIVRGQYLDRVHIGLDFFDASINRVAAWAIGTRNALKAVMAALLEPIDQLQQLEREGDYTARLALTEELKSMPFGAVWDYYCQSVDVPVGAEWLDKVRDYEQRVQLHRTGDLQVAVS; this is translated from the coding sequence ATGACAAATACAGCGAATATTGAGAACGCTTTTCAGCTTGCCAAGGAACGGTATGCGGCGATGGGAGTCGATGTCGACATTGCGTTGCAGAGGATTCGCAACGTTGCAATCTCCGTTCATTGCTGGCAAGGCGATGATGTCATGGGATTTGAGGGCGATGAAGGTGCTCTCGGAAACGGGCTTGCCGTGACCGGGAACTACCCGGGGCGTGCTCGGACACCTGACGAATTGCGGGAAGACCTGCAGCTTGCCTATTCACTGATTCCAGGCCGCCACCGTTTGAATCTGCACGCGTTGTATGGCGAATTCCAAACGCCGGTGGACCGCGATCAAATCGAGGTCGAGCACTTTCAAGGTTGGATTGATTGGGCGGGCGATCAAGGTGTTAGTTTGGATTTCAACCCGAGCTATTTTTCGCATCCGAAGGCGGCTGACGGTTTCACTTTGGCCCACGCCGATGCGGGCATTCGACAATTCTGGATTGATCACGGGATCGCTTCTCGCAAGATTGCCGCAGCGATGGGCGCGGCACAGGGCAATCCATGTGTGAATAACTTTTGGGTCCCCGATGGTTACAAGGATGTGCCGGTCAGTCGCAGTGCACCGCGGGAACGTTTGGCGGCATCGCTTGATGAAATTTTCGCAGTCGACCTGCCTGCCGAACACACTCTCGATGCGGTGGAGTGCAAGCTCTTTGGGATTGGTAGTGAAAGCTATGTTGTGGGGTCACACGAGTTTTATATGGGCTACGCGATTTCGCGGAACAAGGTCTTGTGTTTGGACGCTGGGCATTTCCATCCAACCGAAGTGATCTCGGACAAGATTTCGGCGGCCTTAATGTACGTTCCCGAGTTGTTGTTGCACGTCAGTCGTGGTGTCCGATGGGACAGTGATCATGTCGTGACATATAGCGATGAATTGCAAGCGATCATGCAAGAGATCGTGCGTGGTCAGTATCTCGATCGAGTGCACATTGGTTTGGACTTCTTTGACGCCAGCATCAACCGGGTCGCGGCTTGGGCGATCGGCACTCGCAACGCGTTGAAGGCCGTCATGGCAGCATTGCTTGAGCCAATTGATCAGCTTCAGCAACTGGAGCGTGAGGGTGATTACACGGCGCGGCTGGCGTTAACGGAGGAGCTCAAGTCCATGCCGTTCGGTGCGGTCTGGGATTACTACTGCCAGTCGGTCGACGTTCCCGTCGGTGCGGAGTGGCTCGACAAGGTTCGCGATTACGAACAACGGGTTCAATTGCATCGGACCGGTGACTTGCAAGTTGCTGTTTCGTAG
- a CDS encoding helix-turn-helix domain-containing protein, with protein sequence MIRKLRKKDWFHPDGFPIVVERRDPQEPFGLHSHEFSEIVIITGGKGVHITGEDTYELTAGDTFVIGGDRPHDYLNMDCLRLINVLYDASELPMSFSDLLSLPGYHTLFTLEPAWRKRHMFSSRLQLSPAELADAIRLVDQLGKELDERGPGFGVMATTTLLQLATFLSRCYSRSRNPQSKSLLRIAEAIAHIESHHTDPITLDELIEISGMSRRSFIRTFELAMGIPPIKYLIRRRIQHACQLLQQTDQSITSIAMAVGFSDSNYFSRQFRLLNDASPREYRNRKSNPHG encoded by the coding sequence TTGATTCGCAAGCTCAGGAAGAAGGACTGGTTCCACCCCGATGGCTTCCCGATCGTTGTCGAACGGCGAGACCCCCAAGAACCCTTCGGCCTGCATTCTCACGAGTTCTCCGAGATCGTCATCATCACCGGCGGCAAGGGAGTTCACATCACCGGCGAGGACACGTATGAGCTAACCGCTGGGGACACCTTTGTCATTGGCGGCGACCGCCCACACGATTACTTGAACATGGACTGCCTGCGTCTGATCAACGTGCTTTATGACGCCAGCGAACTTCCCATGTCATTCAGCGACTTGTTATCGCTGCCGGGCTACCACACCCTGTTCACGCTGGAACCGGCGTGGCGGAAACGCCACATGTTTAGCAGCCGATTGCAACTGTCCCCCGCCGAACTTGCCGACGCCATTCGCTTGGTCGACCAACTGGGCAAGGAACTCGACGAACGCGGCCCCGGCTTCGGCGTGATGGCGACGACCACGCTCCTTCAGTTAGCCACCTTTTTGTCGCGATGCTACAGCCGATCACGCAACCCACAAAGCAAGTCACTGCTACGGATCGCCGAGGCAATCGCCCACATCGAAAGCCATCACACCGATCCGATCACACTAGACGAGCTAATTGAGATCTCGGGTATGTCTCGCCGCAGCTTCATTCGCACTTTTGAATTGGCGATGGGGATTCCGCCAATCAAGTACTTGATCCGGCGACGAATCCAACATGCTTGCCAGCTGTTGCAACAAACCGACCAAAGCATCACCAGCATCGCCATGGCAGTCGGATTCAGCGACAGCAACTATTTCAGCCGACAATTTCGGCTACTCAACGATGCATCCCCGCGGGAATATCGAAACCGCAAGAGTAACCCACACGGATAA
- a CDS encoding DUF4340 domain-containing protein encodes MNEGQKTGLFCVAGAAMLAVGLFLSWPAAEREETSISAGKNLFEKFKDPLAATSLKMVTFDEEQGQIDTFEVRRDRESGVWSIPSRKGYPADAVEQMKDAANSLVGLQILDVQTRNAEDHEALGVVEPKLEDIEVGDVGVGRLVTFRDEAQKDLASLIIGNPVKDEEGKIYVRKPGQDPVYVVKLDESALSTRFQDWIEEDLLKLSSIDINEMTIKDYAASMTQRGISLTRNYSATIAAEGSDWNLVELLEYQSDNPLADPTKVEVAADQTLNTEKLNDIKNALDDLKIVDVVRKPDGMSDNLRADKDLISDNEAVSSLASRGFFPVSAGTTGEFEVLSANGELNVSVNDGVEYVLRFGNVSGLSEADGADDEAEAATGVNRYLLVTTRVDEEQFPAPELKPVPQTIEELAAMLGVSATNETEEPAAESSEAGADMKEAGSEAEATESESEATEDQAEMKQEEATDAEGTDSEATESPEPEAAEPETAEQDEPKATEETDASTAEEAVEKASAEADVSGSGEATGEGQGFADEEEGEESAEGEESEDEEPTDVDEDSDEIAFADLGEDEKQERLEAEQEKILKENTRMLDERKDRLNDAKRRVRELNARFADWYYVIPEDTYRELRIQRDELLTTSEPAPAGPNGQGIQLDGLSAPQ; translated from the coding sequence GTGAACGAAGGACAAAAAACCGGACTGTTTTGCGTTGCCGGAGCAGCGATGCTTGCGGTTGGATTGTTTCTTTCTTGGCCAGCGGCTGAGCGTGAAGAAACTTCGATTTCTGCGGGCAAGAATCTGTTCGAGAAGTTTAAGGATCCATTGGCGGCGACCAGCCTGAAGATGGTGACTTTCGACGAAGAGCAAGGACAGATTGATACGTTCGAAGTCCGCCGTGATCGCGAAAGCGGTGTGTGGTCAATCCCGTCTCGTAAGGGCTACCCTGCCGACGCGGTGGAACAAATGAAGGACGCTGCCAACTCGTTGGTGGGTCTCCAGATTTTGGATGTGCAAACTCGCAACGCGGAAGATCATGAAGCCCTGGGTGTTGTTGAGCCGAAGCTTGAAGACATCGAAGTCGGCGACGTCGGTGTGGGGCGTTTGGTGACGTTCCGCGACGAGGCACAAAAGGATCTCGCTTCGCTAATCATTGGTAACCCAGTCAAGGACGAAGAGGGCAAAATCTACGTCCGTAAGCCAGGTCAAGACCCGGTTTACGTGGTCAAGTTGGATGAGTCGGCGCTGTCGACGCGATTTCAGGACTGGATCGAAGAAGACCTGCTGAAGCTGAGCAGCATCGATATCAACGAAATGACGATCAAGGATTACGCTGCTTCGATGACTCAGCGTGGGATCTCGTTGACGCGTAACTACTCGGCAACGATTGCAGCGGAAGGCTCCGATTGGAATTTGGTTGAGTTGTTGGAGTATCAGTCTGACAATCCTTTGGCGGATCCGACCAAGGTTGAGGTTGCAGCCGATCAAACGCTGAACACCGAAAAACTCAATGACATTAAAAACGCGTTAGACGATTTGAAGATCGTTGACGTCGTCCGCAAGCCGGATGGCATGAGCGATAACTTGCGGGCTGACAAGGACTTGATTTCCGATAACGAAGCGGTCAGTTCACTTGCGTCGCGTGGGTTCTTCCCAGTTTCGGCTGGAACGACTGGTGAGTTCGAGGTTCTTTCAGCGAACGGCGAGCTGAATGTGTCGGTCAATGACGGTGTTGAATACGTCTTGCGATTTGGAAACGTTTCAGGGCTCAGCGAAGCGGATGGAGCCGATGACGAAGCGGAAGCGGCAACAGGTGTCAACCGATACCTGTTGGTGACGACGCGCGTGGATGAAGAGCAGTTCCCGGCACCGGAGTTGAAGCCGGTTCCGCAAACGATTGAAGAGCTTGCAGCGATGTTGGGCGTCAGTGCAACAAACGAAACCGAAGAGCCAGCTGCTGAATCGAGTGAGGCTGGTGCCGATATGAAGGAAGCTGGATCGGAAGCTGAAGCCACTGAGTCGGAGTCCGAAGCGACTGAAGATCAAGCGGAGATGAAGCAGGAAGAGGCAACGGATGCGGAAGGTACCGATTCCGAAGCGACGGAATCGCCCGAGCCAGAAGCCGCCGAGCCTGAAACCGCTGAGCAAGATGAGCCCAAGGCGACCGAGGAAACTGACGCTTCAACGGCTGAGGAAGCTGTTGAGAAGGCTTCGGCTGAAGCCGACGTTAGCGGGAGTGGCGAAGCGACTGGTGAAGGCCAAGGCTTTGCGGACGAAGAAGAAGGTGAAGAGTCCGCCGAAGGTGAAGAATCCGAAGATGAAGAGCCCACCGATGTGGATGAAGATTCGGATGAGATCGCATTTGCTGACCTTGGTGAGGATGAGAAACAGGAGCGTCTTGAAGCCGAGCAAGAGAAGATTCTGAAAGAGAACACTCGAATGTTGGACGAACGCAAAGATCGTTTGAACGACGCGAAACGTCGAGTTCGTGAACTGAATGCTCGCTTTGCCGATTGGTATTACGTGATCCCAGAAGACACCTACCGTGAACTTCGGATCCAACGCGACGAACTGTTGACGACTTCCGAGCCCGCACCGGCCGGTCCTAACGGGCAAGGCATCCAGCTCGATGGTTTGAGCGCCCCTCAATAG